A window of Aquibium oceanicum genomic DNA:
GGAGCCGACCGTGTCGCATCTCGCGCCGGGCGAGAAGCTGGAACTGCTGACGACGAAGACGCCGGGCCCGCAGTTCCTGCCGGTCTCGGCCGAGCTGTCGCGCGACATGGCGCGGGCGATCGGGATCACGACCGGCGGCCTGACCATGGACCACACGAACTCGACCTATTCGAGCGTGCGGATGGAGAACTCGTCGATCTGGCCCGTCGTGGTGAGGCGTCGCGAGCGGATCGCGGCGCCGATCGCACAGGCTGTCTACGAAAGCTGGCTCGACGAGGAGATCGGCATGGGGCGGATCGACTTCCCGGGCGGATACGAGGCGTTTCGCGCCAACCGGGACTCGGCTTGCTGGGCCTTGTGGCAGGGGCCGGCGAAGCCGACCGCCGACGACGGCAAGAGCGCCAAGGCGTCGACGGAGAAGATCGTCAACGGCACGACCACGCTCGCGGCGGAGATCGCCGAGCTCGGGCAGGACCCCGACGAGGTGTTCGAGCAGCGCGTCGCGGAGCACAAGCGCTACGTCGAAAACGGCATGCCTTCGCCCTTCGTGCCGAAGAACAGCGCGCCGAAGGACGAGAAGGAAGATGGCGAGACGGTGCCTCGCAAGCGGGAAGACGCGTCGTGATCGAGGATACCCCCACTCCGTCACGGGCTTCGCCCGCGACACCTCTCCCCCAAGGGGGGTGAGGATGGGAGGCTGCAATGCCGACGCTGATAAAACTCGGCGGCGTCGAGGTCGACCAGGACGATCCGTGCGCGCTGTGGCAGGCGCTCTACGGAGCGAAGTTGAAGCTTCTCGCCGGCGACCAGCTGGAAGAGATCGAGATCCGTTCGCCGGTGACGCAGCGGCGCATGCGCGTGGCCAAGGCGAACATGGCGGCGATCGACGCCGAACTGGCGCGGCTCAAGGGCGCCTGCGACCTGAAACTGACCGGCCGGCGCGGGCGCTTCGCCAAGCGCATGCGGTTCATCTGAGGCACGCGATGAGCTTTCGCTACGGCCATATCGCGCAGCGGCTGTTCGATACGCCGCTGCTCTACGACGCGCGCAAGGCGGAGGCCTTCCTGCACGGGCTGGGCGGGCGCATCGCCGGCGACACGATCGTGATCACGAACGCGGAAGGCGCGGCGGACCATGTGGCGGGGGCCGACGGCCGGCCGCTCGCCGGCAAGCTCGGCGGGCGGATCGAGCGGGCCTATACGTGTGCCAACCTGCTGCCCTTCGACATGATCGACAACGTTGCGATCATCCCGGTCGAAGGATCGCTGGTGCACAAGGGGGGATGGATCGGCGCTTCGTCGGGGGAGACGTCCTACCAGGGTCTCCAGGCGCAGATCGCGCTGGCGCGGCAGTCCTCGGCCGTGCGCGGCGTCGTCTTCGAGGTGGACAGCTATGGCGGCGAGGTCAATGGCGGCTTCGAGACCGCCGGCGCCATCGCGAGGCTGTCGCGGGAAAAGCCGACGATCGCGATCCTGACCGACTTCGCCTATTCGGCCGGTTACATGCTCGCCTCGCAGGCGCGGTCGATCGTGGCGCCGAAATACGGCGGCGCCGGTTCGATCGGCGTGATCATCGTCCATGCCGACCGCAGCGGCGAACTGGAGCAGAAGGGTATCCAGCTCACCATCATCCGCGCGGGAAAGAAGAAGGCCGACGGCAACCCCTGGGAGCCTCTCGGCGCCGAGATGGCGGCGCGCTGGCAAGCGCTGGTCGAGACCATGCGCGAGGAGTTCGCGGCGACGGTCGCCGCGGGACGCCGCGGGCGGACGACGAAGGCCAGGGTGATGGCGACCGAAGCCGAGGCCTTCGAGGCGCCGGAAGCACTGGCGCGGGGGCTGGTGGACGCGATCGGCGATCCGCTCGAAGCCTTCGACGCCTTCGTCAAGGAAGTGAACAGGAGCTGATCATGGCCAGTCTGATCGCCGCGATCCGGAACGCCGTGCACCGCGATCCCACGCATGCCCTCGACACGATCGAGGTCGAACCCGGTGCAGATGCGCCGGCCAACCCGGCGCCTCCGAGCGAGGCCGCAACCACAGGAGGGACCATGTCCACCCAGACACAGGGCGGGGCCAACCCCGCCGTCACGGCCGCGCTCGCCGCGGCGACGCAGCCGCAGGGCAACGCAGCCGAGGGCTATACGGCCGCCATGGCCCGAATCGACGCGATCCTCTCCGCCGAAGGCATCAAGGGCGACGCCGGCCGCATGACCGCCGCGCTCGACCTGGCGAAGACGGCCGGCAGCATGTCGGCGGAGGCGATCGTCGGTTTCGTCACCGCGAACGTGCCGGCGAACAAGCCTGAGGCCTCGGCGCAGGCGCCTGCCCAGCCGGCGGCCGATCTCAGGCCGGACCCCGCCGCCTACGAGGCGCAGCGCGCGGCCTCGGCCGGGCTGGCGCAGCCGGGGAAGGGGAAGACCCCCGCCACCGCGAGCTGGGACAGCGTGCTCGAAAGCCGCGGCGCCAAGTAGGCGCCGCATCCCACCAACCGCCGGCGCGGCCTTCGCCCGGTCCTCTGATCAACCTCACTTCCGGAGGGAAAAATGACCGTCTTCACCGAAGGCCGCCATGCGGCCGAGTTCGTGCTGAGCGAAGCGCAGCGCATGTTCTCGCGCGACAACATCACGATCGCAGCCGAGCAGACCATCAAGCCCGGCAGCGTGCTGGGAAAACGCGCCGTCGTGGCGGGCGTCGTAGCGACCGCCGCGGCTGATGCCGGCAACACCGCCAGCTCCGGCGCGCTGACGCTCGCCGATCCCGCCGTCTCCTCCAGGGCGAAGGACGGCGTCTACAACATCGTCTGCATCGAGCCGGCAACCAATGCCGGTACCTTCGAGGTGTTCGATCCGACCGGCCGGTCCATCGGCAAGGCCACGGTGGGTGTCGCCTTCAACAAGGAGATCAAGTTCACCATCGCCGACGGGTCCGGCGACTTCGTGGCGGGCGACCGCTTCACCGTGACGGTGCAGGCCGACAATGCCGACTTCGAGTACGGGGCGCACGATCCGGCCGCCACGGACGGTTTCGAGGTCGCCGCGGCGATCGCGCTCTACGAAGCGACGACCGGCGAAAGCGAAAGCGCCGCCATCTCGGCGATCACACGCCACGCGGAGGTGAACGGACACCTGCTGACCTGGAAGACCGGGATCGCCGCCGCCGACAAGGCGAACGGCCTGCAGGCGCTCGCCGACAAGGGCATCATCGTCCGGTAGGCGGTTTACCCCACCCCGCCCTGACGGGCGACCCTCCCCACAAGGGGGAGGGTGTCGCGGCAAGCGCCGCCTTCACCCAATCATCAGCCCTTCGAGGGGAGAACCTCCAATGCTGCTCGACATCTTCAAGAGCGATCCGTTTTCGGTCATCTCGCTCACCGACGCGATCAACAAGATCAAGTTCGTTCCCGGTCATATCGGCCGTCTGGGCCTTTTCAACTCCAGCTCCGTGACGACGCTGACCGTCGCGATCGAGGAGAAGAACGGCATCCTGACGCTCGTCTCGCCGACGCCGCGCGGCGGCCCCGGCCAGACGACGGACAAGGCCAAGCGCACGCTGCGCAACCTGACGATCCCGCATTTCCAGATCGACGACGCCGTCATGGCCGACGAGGTGCAGGGCATCCGCGCCTTCGGCATGGAAAGCGAGGTCGAGACCGTCATGGGCAAGGTCGCCGAGCGGATGATGCAGCATTCGCAGTCCTTCGCGGCAACCGAGGAGTATCATCGCGTAGGCGCGATCAAGGGCATCGTCACCTATGCCGACGGTTCGACGCTCAATCTGTTCGACGAGTTCGGCGTCACCCAGGAGACGGAGATCGACTTCGATCTCGACAATGCCAACCCGACCGGCGGCGTTCTGCGCAAGAAATGCGCGGCGGTCTACCGGCAGATGGCGGGCATCCTCGAGGGCGTGCCGTTCTCGGGTGTGCGCGCGATCTGCGGCGATGCCTTCTTCGACGACCTGATCGCCCATCCGGAAGTGCGAGCCACCTATCTCCAGCAGCAGGAGGCGTCCGAACTGCGGCGCGGCTATGTCGACGACGGGTCGAGCGGCGTCTTCGGAACCTTCGCCTTCGGCAACATCGTCTGGGAGAACTATCGCGGCGCGGTCGGCAACACGACCTTCGTCAACACCGACAAGTGCCATCTCTTCCCGACGGGCGCCCCCGGCCTGTTCCGCACGGTCTACGGGCCGGCCGACTACATCGAGACGGTCAACACGCTCGGAAAGCGCCTCTACATGAAGCAGTATCCCATGCCCAACGACAAGGGCGTGGACATGGAGGTGCAGTCGAACGCGCTGCAGTACTGCACGCGGCCGAAGGTGCTGATCCAGGGGAAGAGGACCTGATACGTCTTCACGCGCGAGCGGCCCTTCGGGCCTGCGCTCCAGACCGGGCGCCGGACGACCGGCGGGCCGCGGTCGCGACCTGACGACAGGCAGTTCGTCTCGGCTGTGCGAAGGATCGTCCTATGGACTGGGAAGAGGCCGAGGCGCGACTGGAGAGTGTCGCGGCCGGGGTGTTCGACCGGCAGACGTTCCGGCTCCTGCCGCGCAAGGCGGGCCAGAGCGTCAACCACGGCCAGGTGCCGGACTGGGACCGGGAGGAGTTCGACTTCCGGGGTTCGCTCGAGTTCAACCCGCCCGGCAT
This region includes:
- a CDS encoding head decoration protein, which codes for MTVFTEGRHAAEFVLSEAQRMFSRDNITIAAEQTIKPGSVLGKRAVVAGVVATAAADAGNTASSGALTLADPAVSSRAKDGVYNIVCIEPATNAGTFEVFDPTGRSIGKATVGVAFNKEIKFTIADGSGDFVAGDRFTVTVQADNADFEYGAHDPAATDGFEVAAAIALYEATTGESESAAISAITRHAEVNGHLLTWKTGIAAADKANGLQALADKGIIVR
- a CDS encoding major capsid protein, whose product is MLLDIFKSDPFSVISLTDAINKIKFVPGHIGRLGLFNSSSVTTLTVAIEEKNGILTLVSPTPRGGPGQTTDKAKRTLRNLTIPHFQIDDAVMADEVQGIRAFGMESEVETVMGKVAERMMQHSQSFAATEEYHRVGAIKGIVTYADGSTLNLFDEFGVTQETEIDFDLDNANPTGGVLRKKCAAVYRQMAGILEGVPFSGVRAICGDAFFDDLIAHPEVRATYLQQQEASELRRGYVDDGSSGVFGTFAFGNIVWENYRGAVGNTTFVNTDKCHLFPTGAPGLFRTVYGPADYIETVNTLGKRLYMKQYPMPNDKGVDMEVQSNALQYCTRPKVLIQGKRT
- a CDS encoding S49 family peptidase; translated protein: MSFRYGHIAQRLFDTPLLYDARKAEAFLHGLGGRIAGDTIVITNAEGAADHVAGADGRPLAGKLGGRIERAYTCANLLPFDMIDNVAIIPVEGSLVHKGGWIGASSGETSYQGLQAQIALARQSSAVRGVVFEVDSYGGEVNGGFETAGAIARLSREKPTIAILTDFAYSAGYMLASQARSIVAPKYGGAGSIGVIIVHADRSGELEQKGIQLTIIRAGKKKADGNPWEPLGAEMAARWQALVETMREEFAATVAAGRRGRTTKARVMATEAEAFEAPEALARGLVDAIGDPLEAFDAFVKEVNRS